A window from Terriglobales bacterium encodes these proteins:
- a CDS encoding efflux RND transporter periplasmic adaptor subunit, with translation MTSKRTVLILVAILAALALAAARQHEHAAQSTQRAAETTPPPQRKVLYWYDAMNPAHHYDKPGKAPDGMDLVPQYAEEQGGSAPGAVTISGQMQQLIGVRTGTVERESLTRDIHTTAQLTTDETQISHVHVKVNGWIDQVFVDFVGQRVKKGQPLFTLYSPDLVATQQEYLVALRGAKELGTSTVPGVAEGAQALLRAARERLRLWDLSDEQIQKLEQTGEVSRTLSFYSPVEGFVTDRKAFPQTAVTPDMDLYTVADLSTLWADAAIYEYEAPYVRVGQRATVRLSYQPGKSYSGRISYVYPTVDPQTRTVKVRIALTNPGFDLKPQMFAEVDLKVDYGRQLVVPQEAVLDSGQRQTVFLAEPGGHFAPRRVTLGARVDDKVIVLSGLKEGDQIVTSGNFLIDSESRLKSAMGGMQH, from the coding sequence ACGGTCCTGATCCTGGTCGCGATCCTAGCGGCGCTCGCCCTCGCCGCCGCCCGGCAGCATGAGCACGCCGCCCAGAGCACACAAAGGGCGGCGGAGACCACGCCCCCTCCCCAGCGCAAGGTCCTCTACTGGTACGACGCCATGAACCCGGCGCATCACTACGACAAGCCGGGTAAGGCGCCGGACGGAATGGACTTGGTGCCGCAGTATGCCGAAGAGCAGGGGGGAAGCGCTCCCGGCGCGGTGACGATCTCAGGACAGATGCAGCAGCTTATCGGGGTGCGCACTGGCACGGTGGAGCGGGAATCACTCACGCGCGACATCCACACCACCGCCCAGCTCACCACCGACGAGACCCAGATCTCGCACGTGCACGTCAAGGTCAACGGTTGGATCGACCAGGTATTCGTGGACTTCGTGGGGCAGCGGGTCAAGAAGGGCCAACCCCTGTTCACGCTCTACAGTCCCGACCTGGTGGCTACCCAGCAGGAGTACCTGGTGGCGCTCCGCGGGGCCAAGGAGCTGGGCACCTCCACCGTTCCGGGTGTGGCCGAGGGAGCGCAGGCGCTGCTGCGGGCGGCCCGCGAGCGGCTGCGCTTGTGGGACCTCAGCGACGAGCAGATCCAGAAGCTGGAGCAGACAGGCGAGGTCAGCCGCACCCTGAGTTTCTACTCTCCGGTCGAGGGTTTCGTGACCGACCGCAAGGCCTTTCCGCAGACCGCGGTCACGCCCGACATGGACCTCTACACCGTGGCCGACCTTTCCACCCTGTGGGCCGACGCCGCCATCTACGAGTACGAAGCGCCCTACGTACGCGTAGGCCAGCGTGCCACCGTTCGTCTCAGCTACCAGCCGGGCAAGAGCTACAGCGGGCGGATCAGCTACGTTTATCCCACCGTCGATCCACAGACCCGCACCGTCAAAGTGCGTATTGCTCTAACCAATCCCGGCTTTGATCTCAAGCCGCAGATGTTCGCCGAGGTGGACCTGAAGGTGGACTACGGTCGGCAACTGGTGGTGCCGCAAGAGGCAGTACTCGACTCCGGCCAGCGACAGACGGTGTTCTTGGCTGAGCCTGGGGGGCACTTTGCGCCTCGCAGGGTCACCCTGGGCGCGCGCGTGGACGACAAGGTCATCGTGCTCTCCGGGCTGAAAGAGGGCGACCAGATCGTGACCTCGGGCAATTTCCTGATCGATTCCGAGAGCCGCCTGAAGAGTGCTATGGGGGGAATGCAGCACTGA